The window CATGACTCTCGAGACCAAAAAAGCATTAACATCATACCAAGCTATGGAAGTAAACTAAGACTAGTAGTAATGAAACAAAAAGACAGATCAATCGGTTTTGAAACACAAAACTAGGAAtagagaggaagagaaaaaattGATGATCCTTTTTTAACCAGCTCGCTTTAGTTGGGATGGTGTATTATCTCATCACTTGAAGCACTTGGCATCCAGTAGTGCCTCTCCCTCAAATGGCTCCTGGTCTTCAATCATCTGGTTGACACGCTCCTTCTGAGCTTCATCACTGAGGTCAACCTTCTTCCACTCGTATAGCTCCATGTCATAGCATTCATCAATTACAAATTGAGGAATTTCTTGCCCCCTGAAGAGCCACAGCCCCTTCACCTTGAATGGTGCCTCAGATCCCACTATCAGCATCTTCCCAAATGCATATTTACGAGCCAAATCCATACGTTGTAGGAAACCAGTCACCTTGTTCAAAGTCACAAATGAGACAGTATTCTCATCATTGTACTTGTAATCGCAGAACCAGAGAGAGTAGCCCTCAGGATCATACATGTCCCAAAATCCTGCCATAAAAAGAGAACGAGGATGAAGAAAACAGCATATGGAACATGCAAAACTGAATAACCTtcatcaaaacattcaaattgtGAATGAACTTCAGGCTAGTACAATTGGATGACTGCATCCAGAATATGAGAGCTTCTTATGCCACAATGAAAGATGATCAAAACCAGAATGGTATAATTCAGTTGATGATAAAAGAAATACATATGTTTGTATTCATGACTGCACCCAGATGGGTACATGATGTGGACTCTTAAGTCTTGACGTTTCTGTGAGTACTAGTATGATACTATTTTTCTATGAAAATGAAGTGCAATCAatacatcaaaacaaaaacaGCAACTGGCATGTGGTTATGACACTGTTAGTTGATAGCAGGGATCCTTATATGAGTAACAAATACAGGATTCAACTAATATTAATATCCTCACTAGTGGATTCTTGTTTGTGTTTTACCAATTTACAACTTAATTCATTAAGATCAAAGCCCCACAACACTAAATCCCAGAAAACCAACTGCtagatatcttaatattttatattttttaaattcttaaaaaatagttgaatttaaatatattgtGTTAGCTTCCTTCCTCTTATGTATCTGTGTGAATTGATTTTCAAGGATCTTTCCTATATAAAGAAAACCGAGAATGAGCACATGATATCACTCCCTCAGGTTCTGCATTGCTAGAATTTGAGATATTTCTCAATCAGTTTCTTTGTTACATGGGCATTTAAAATGAGTTACATTCCCATACAGCATTGGCTGTCATCCATAGAGACTTCATTTCAATTTAGCGTAAAGAAGGACAGCCCATGTCCTGAGAGATGGAGGTCAGACATTAAACTCCAAGACACATCCTCTCACAGACCCAAATCCATCTAGCACACATCACACCCCATCAAAGAAGTCATTCGAAATTATTCTTATAAAAGACTAATTTATCCGAAAGCAAAGAGGATAACACAAGGCAAGAAAAAAATAGCACCAGGAGGGGTATTCCATGCTaacatggaaagaaaaagaaataaaaagaacacaCACCTCAATGTTAATTAAGCTCCCCTAAATATGAAGTAAATGTTGTGAGTTTAGTCCCCAACTTAAGGATAACCCAAACTTTCAACAAAGTGGATTAAATGCATCTGTGTTGCATTCAATGCATGCCCATGAGCACACAAGTATTATGCAGTAGGGTTATTGATACTGGGCATTATATAGATGCCATATTCAAACTACAGAAATCCAATGTATCAGCATCTTCAGTGGAACATTCTTGAAGGGAAAGTCAAATGCTGGATAATCATACCAGTATTGGCCAAAAAGACACTTTAACCACAACCTAAACAAAAACTAACAAGACATCCATATGTAGAAAGCAAACAGGGAAATGCGCAGATTTTTGTGTGTGCagcataaataaaacaaagaaaaaaggaaataccTTTGATAGCAACCTCGCGGAAGTTGGTCTTGGTGTTTGAATAAAGCCTCTTCCAGTCATCCAATACCATCTTACTTGGAGGCAACAGATCAAGAGGGTTCTTTGGCTTTGGCTTGGGTGCCTCTTCCTCCTCAGCAGCCTCTGCCACTTTAGGCTTTGCTGGTTCTTTTTTGGCCTCCTTTTTGGCCTCTTTTTTTGGCTCATCCTTGTGCTTAGGTTCTTTTGGTTGTGAAGGCTTCTTTGCTGACTGAACAGGTGGAACAGATTCTGCCTGTTTCACCTCACCCAATATCTTACGGAAATTTGGCTGATTAACCATGGTCCAGAAATATCTCTCAACATGTGGGAACTCCGAGGTAAAGCTCTTTGTCATGACCCGGCTAAATCCCATAACCAAGTTGCATGTCATAATAATATCAGCCAATGTCACAGAGTGTCCAACCAGGTAAGTGTTTGAAGCAAGATGAGTGTTCAAGGCATCTAACGCTCTCTTCAATGCAGAAATTGCAGCTTCCTCAGCCTTTGTTCAAAATACGAGAACATAAAGGAAACACAAGTGAGTTATTGCCAATTATTAGAacgaaagagaaaagaaaaaaaaaagaaagaaataagtacaaataaataaatgaacaaagtgGCAGTTTGACCAACCGGAGGAAGGTAAACAGCAAAACCAATTCTTGGGATGAACCAACGCAAAATATTAGCATCAATCTCCAATGATCCAAAATCAATCCATTGCTCAATATGAGCCTGCCAAAACCAATTATACAAGGTAGCATCATAAGAAACTCTATTTTGGTGGAaaacatatcaaaatttttcttGAGGATACTAGCATTATAAATTGAAACAACAAACCAGTATGATAGACAAACATTTTTACCCTATTTGATCCATGAGAAAATGCAGAGGACAAGGGAAACGaaaatttttaatcttcaatttttcattattcaggatataggaaaaacaaaaacagaaacaaaaaaaaaaaaaaaaaaccaaaaaaaaaaaacaaaaattaaaattaaaaggcaAAAATCCCAACTCAACTGAAGCTTATAGAGCTATAGACCATGGTATAGGCACAACTTCtatatatttagaaaaacaggagaacatgaaatataaaattcaaaagctatctcctttcttttcctcaGTTTCTTGGCAATTAAACAAAGTGTAAACCACATGTATAAGTTAAATCCCAGATGTCTTACATATTCAATCAAGGTTGAGCCATAAAGAGGATTGTCAGCCTTCAATCGAGTAACTGCACCAAGAAATAAAAGACTAAGCTATGAGCTTTCATCACAAGCTAGAGAAGATCAGAAGCAGAATGCAAAATCTCACCATAGCGCGCAATGGCATTGCTCTCAAATACAGGTCCATCAGGTGTTTCCAAGACAGGAACCTGCATAACAATAGGCTTCTTCCAGTTATCCAGACCTTCCCCACTTCATaacttgaaggaaaaaaaaaatacatctttTTGCATATGATACATACCTTTCCAATAGGGTTCATCTTGAGAAATTCAGGACTTTTATTTGATACACCCATCTCAAAATTCTTGACAAGCTCAACTTTGACACCACTGTACTCAGCAGCAATGAGTGCCTTGAAGGCATTTTTATTCGTGTTCCCAGCATGCAAAACCTACAAGCAGATTAAATCATCATGTTACTAAAGGAAAATCGCCTCATCTTCAAGAATCACTACCTCAATTTCATGCTTAATACTGACATTAGTAATAATAACATTATTCCTAGACATTGAATCATTTAGGAAGAACATCcctataaattatattaataataaaattgtatttaagtAAGAATAAATTGAAGGATATGACTGAATTATTACCCAATTTAGTAGATAAACCATACAAACAATTAGCCAAATCATATAGCTCTTGAATCCTTTGATTTGCATACCGCATAtgaagtttattaaaaaataacccCCTACCACCCAATGACTTAGATCGAAATTGAAACCCCTCAGACCAGGTAATGCAAGAAACTCTATGAAGTACATGAAAGAGAGATGTTATGATAATACCAACTGCTATTAGCTAGTTTTATGCAACTTCAAATCAAATGAAGGTGCAGCGTAAAATAATGCTACTGTGTCGCATCCAACTTGTCAGGATTGAAGCTATAATAACATGGACTCCCGTAGAAGTTTTGGGTGCTAATGCGTGTCATTTAGACGCCAGATTATATGACAAATCCCAGCCAAATAATCTAATTTCCCTTTCCTCGCCGTGATCCCTTATGCCAAATTGACAATATGTCCAACCTGAGCTTAATTTCAAGTAGACTCAGATTAATtttccaaacatgaaaaaagagTTCAGATTGATTGcgggaaaatcaagaaaaacaaaccatACCAAAGTTTTGAATTTCATAATTTCCATAAAATGAGTTCGCTAAATTGTGCCCAATACAACTACATCCAGGTCAAAGCTTTTATCTTTACAAGTTTTCAGTAATTGGGTGCATCCCATTTTTCCCGATCAAACTATTTCACCATGCCTCCCTCACAATTTTCACAGGAACCAAACAGAAACTAGATAAAACCAAGATCTGAAAACAACTCACCAGAGCCATTGCTGATCAAAGAAGCACTTCACTTCACCTTACTTCAGTTTTCCAAGATCTGATCATATGAAGCAACAATATTGAGGCTAAAATGCGCCAAAAACCCTAGCCAATCGGAGAGCAGAGAAGAGTAGACTTACCAGCAGCGGCCAGAGCAAGAGAGGGAAGGAAGACTGAAGTGTTTGCTACTTAGAGGTTTAGGGTTTGTACGGTGACGGTTTTAGGGTTTCCAAAACCTGGTGTCAATTGACGGTTCTACCCTCAACTTGTCCACTATGTCAcattattcttttataatttttcttattttgagttttttaatattaatattaaaaatggaataTTGGGTCAAATTCTTTTTATgtgcaaaataagaaaaacaaatattttggaCGAAAcctcaaattaaatttaagcaAAGGGAAATTATAAATACATCTACCTAAACATTCTCTCTCGAATAAGGAGATGGtcaattcttgaaaatttaaatattgagaAGACGAAAAATAGTATTACGCAATTATATCACAAATATAGTAGAAGGACAATTTGTATGTAAAATAAAGAGAGTATGGAagagaaattataaatattaattttgatagTGGTTTGGTGCAACCCGATTTATGTCTACTCTCCTCGAATTCTTAATTGAGTGAGGGTTTCACTAGCAAAACTTACAACCCAAACCTTCAAACTCTATCATTGAATTATGGTTTCAATCAATCATCTTAGACTTATAACTTTAAGCACCCTCCTCGATTATGACTCCAGAGATCTTTTATAGTAAGACTTTTCAAAACAAAGTATCTAAACTATTCCCTTTAAACTATGGTTCCAAAGCATCCTCACAAgatataaaaatgaagaaaggatTCTTGACTTACAATATTTCTTCAAATGGAATACAAAAAAACTAGGGGTTGAATAGTGCATTAAAAAGGTATGCAAGTTTGAAAGTAAGTGTCACTCCCTCAAAGCtcaaataatatgaaaaaatgatttaaatcttTTTCCTTACGTGTACAAAATGTTTGAAGCATTTAAATAGGAGTTAAAAACTCAAACTAGCCATTAGACATAGTTTGAGATTATCTAGTCGATTAACCAATCAAACCAAGTACTAGCCATTGGGTGGTAGTATATGCAAAAAGTGACCTTTAGGTAAAAGAAGCTCAAGTAGTCGAACAACCAACTCAATTGATTGAGACAAGTTTCTactagttaaatttttttttgaaccGATCAACTGCTTAATTTAATCGATCGACCTATTTGTTCAACAGATGAACTTATTGGTTTAACTAGTCGACTAATTagttaaccataaaaaaaaaatagaaaaagtgaGAAAGTGATGCACAAATTGTTGGGATTAAGTTctaaaaagcatgacatgatgtaacagattgaaatttatttataaaattatttatctaaatttcTTGGTTTCCCTTTTATTACCCCATATGGATTAATTGGTTACATGAGCATACACACTCACATCATTTGCATTATGCATGACtcgggtgcattaggagttatatagACCATCCAATAAAGTAATGAACAGTCCACagtcaattcatggatttgggcaattcaTCTAAGACTATAATGCATTACATCATAATTGGAGGGATAATTTGTCGTAGTCAtcaaaatggttttctcattgtgagtgcactagtgtatatgatgCACACTAAACAAAACATACGGTAAATTATGATGTAAGGCtgtcaattgtcatgattcaccaatcTACAATACCACATGGACTTTCAACCTTTAGAAGgtattgagtttgtgccaaaatcaataaaagacCTTGGCTTATAAGTGAAACcctaaaatggtcatatattGAATTAAGTCATTATTGATAAAAGTTGGTGATGacagatattctcaatagagataCTATGATTTCTATTTCATGACATTGAGATAATGTGTCTCGTTAGGTGATCCAAAGAATATGTGATTtagaaaactatggtcatagtaattccttcaGTGAAATTTTAACATATGTTCCTCAGGTATAAAGTAtgtcaattaatcacataataaggATGATATATAACTCAAAGATTgaaaaggtaatcttgatagttaataacactaccttattatATTACGAACACTAATTCATAAGGAGTGTGTATGCAGTAGATAGTAGAGCATGATATGAGTTATACTTGTTGTAGTTTCATAAGATATTAGAatataattaattctttttagtgaaatgttgaatcaacttttgaattagattctaagggagcaagtattttcctatgggtccaaATGATCCCTACTCAAGCTCCTATTTTACGCAGACACATTTATTTTGAGGGATTTGAGTTTCTggttcataagtgtgcataagggcattttggtaaaaatgtaagGTTGCATTAGATCTTATCAATTACTTTTCtagtataaattaattaattgattggaaccataaggactaattaattaattagaacccaaTTGGGTTAGATTAGGTGACCCAAACCTAATTTGGgataagtcacttaagcccatagaGAGCCTTATATAACAAGGTTAAGGTTTCAGATTTGTCTGTAATCTTCCAAAAAAAAGCCTTTAAAGAGAAAAGTTCACATTTTTCTTGTGTCTAGCTACGTATGAGGAGAGATTAGTTGGAAGACTAGTAGATAGACAAGATCTACAACATCTTCTACGGATTTAGATTATTCTTCAACAATTTATATGGACTGCAATTGAtttgagaacatccaaatctaagtATGAGTTGCTTATTGTCTAGTTTTGTTACTCTAAATGGTTTTTGAAGTCATGTTTCCACTTAAATTGCTTTCTAGAGAAGCCTAGGGTAGATTGCATGCTCCTTATACAATCCAATGATAGGAAACAAAGTAATTTGAAGTTCCCATCACAAATGACATTTAACGGCTTAAATTGTTTTAGTATGAAACTTATGATTAACAAAccttttttaatgaaatcgcATGTCAACACATGAGgttttatcattgaaacaatcaatataaatttttataaaaattattcaaagatGCATAAATGAACTCTATAATTTTTGCAACTTTTACATCTTTAAttagaaatctttagggaaaCCCAACTAGATAACTCTTTGttattttgaaaacttgtttaactatgaataatattaaacaGATGTGATTttcatttagaattttttttttatccactttataaaagaataaaattgatttaggcTTTAGgtgcttaaaaaaaatgtaatacaaCGTGAACTtggtgcaccaacaaccttataaAAAGATCCTATTGAAAGGTCTTGATTGGTCTCATAGTTTTTAAAAGCTCAAGACGCAAAGTGCTCTTGGAGCCTAAGGAGCAAGGCGCGAGCTTTAGTAAATTGAGGCACACcctattttacatatataattttctatttttcctttcttcttcaattcaggctttcttcttcttcagtttAGGCTCACACGtgaatgagagagaaagagagattgagtagataggttttttttttttttggttttgttacCTTCAAAATGCAGCATTTTGGCCCcgattctttttttaaaaaagcaaCCCAAAACGCTGCATTTTGAAGGCAacgaaaccaaaaaaaaaaccctaatcccACCTCTGTAACTCATTTGCAGTGGAGaaggagagagaagaagaataaaaggaaaaagatgcACCTTTGAGGGCTTCATGTTTGGCTGAAAGTGAGCGCATTGTGCACCTAATCAACACTTCCTTCAATGGGCAACACCTTAGGTCAAGCAAGGCATCAAAGCATGGTGTCATGCCGCCTTGAGCCTAGTTGCGCTTTAGGTgtgcctttcacaactatgatTGATCTTCTATTTGAAATCcacttctttttaattattctttgacttgatttgtgCTTGTGACTATTACTTTAAAATCATATTGCCTAAATACACTTAGAATAAGTTATtagttccaaattttattttgttatcattaaaaccaaaatatacCAAACTTTCATTTCACATGGTTGAAGAAAATCTTCATATTATGGACGAACCCTAATCTTAGGTTAAAGTACTAGGAAGTGGACATAAGCAATTTTCGAATCACTATAAATGCATCGTTTGCATCTCTcaatccttatttatttatttatttttacttcaatACTTGTCATTTGTCTCATAAATTGCtaatttttgtggaaaaaaaaggaCGAACACCTAATGCATTTCATTTTGGATGTAAACCATAGGATTGCTTAGTTTGTCTTCATAacattttgtttctattttttatattataaaaatcgTGATGCAGATTTTGTTGTAACTTTTCATACgttttaatcctttttttttttttaacatttaccaaattgtcattcCTTTTCTATGATGCATGGCAAGGCGAATTCTTACTGttattcttctcttttcttggttttttttttcttgcatttttctcatttttctgaTGCACAATAAATGTTAAAGACATTATATacaatataataaaagtttttttaaaaaatataaccatTATCAGTGGAAGGGATGGTAGATAACCCATATTTTTTACATCATTTATGAAGAAATTAAAGTCCATTTTCCTTGGCCAATCCCAATAAATctaacaaacaataaaaaaagaaagaaaaaaaaaaaacttagttcAATCAATCATAACAACAGAAGAATAGAGATCATAACAACAGAAGAATAGAGAGAGGTAACGACAAAAACTCACTCAAAATTAAAGAGGGAAAAAATCAAGGATCTCCCATATGAAAACCATGATTAGAGATTTGGTTTAgggtttcaaatttcaataacttttttccttgcattttaTAAGGAACCAAACAgggaaaaaaatgtcaaaaatgaaaagccaaaaaaaataaGGGTTCTCCATatgaaaaacatgattaggGATTAGTTTTAAGGTTGAAAATTTCAACAACTTTTCTCCCCACATTTTTTAGGGaaccaaatagaaaaaaaatgaaaatattccCACTTAATGGAAAATAACCTAATAACAATAGGGTTTGGGAAGATAAGGGCATGACCCATGTGGGTCATCAACGAGTTTTGGAGGATAAGGATGTTAGTTGTTGGCTATCAACGTTGGAAACTCTGACAAGTGAAGAGGAGGATAAGCTTGTCTATCAAGGTTGGAAATGTCTGCaagtgaaagagagagaaatgttGGATCTTTTATATAGTAGGGGAGAAAATGTTTGTCTATAGGAAAAATGTTGTTTGTGTTCATGGTGTAGGGGTCTTTTAGTGGACATGATCTCTAGATTCTAAACAATTAAaactcctttataaaaagactCAAACTCTAACCATGATATTGAATTACCAAAACTCTAATGTCTCTATGAAACGCCCCACCTCCTACCATCCTCCTCAATAATGTGTCTTACAAGAGGAATGCCCAACAAatcttgtattttttaaaaaattaatcaatagtAACTAATATAATCATAcctaaca is drawn from Vitis riparia cultivar Riparia Gloire de Montpellier isolate 1030 chromosome 18, EGFV_Vit.rip_1.0, whole genome shotgun sequence and contains these coding sequences:
- the LOC117907066 gene encoding elongation factor 1-gamma; translated protein: MALVLHAGNTNKNAFKALIAAEYSGVKVELVKNFEMGVSNKSPEFLKMNPIGKVPVLETPDGPVFESNAIARYVTRLKADNPLYGSTLIEYAHIEQWIDFGSLEIDANILRWFIPRIGFAVYLPPAEEAAISALKRALDALNTHLASNTYLVGHSVTLADIIMTCNLVMGFSRVMTKSFTSEFPHVERYFWTMVNQPNFRKILGEVKQAESVPPVQSAKKPSQPKEPKHKDEPKKEAKKEAKKEPAKPKVAEAAEEEEAPKPKPKNPLDLLPPSKMVLDDWKRLYSNTKTNFREVAIKGFWDMYDPEGYSLWFCDYKYNDENTVSFVTLNKVTGFLQRMDLARKYAFGKMLIVGSEAPFKVKGLWLFRGQEIPQFVIDECYDMELYEWKKVDLSDEAQKERVNQMIEDQEPFEGEALLDAKCFK